A portion of the Macaca thibetana thibetana isolate TM-01 chromosome 9, ASM2454274v1, whole genome shotgun sequence genome contains these proteins:
- the LOC126962472 gene encoding nuclear nucleic acid-binding protein C1D-like encodes MAAEEINEDYPVEIHEYLSAFGNSIDAVDEMLKNMMSVSRNELLQKLDPLEQAKVDLISAYTLNSMFWVYLATQGVNPKEHPVKQELERIRVYMNRVKEMTDKKKAGKLDRGAASRFVKNALWEPKPKNASKVANKGKSKS; translated from the coding sequence ATGGCAGCTGAGGAAATTAATGAGGACTATCCAGTAGAAATTCACGAATATTTGTCAGCGTTTGGGAATTCCATTGATGCTGTGGATGAGATGCTGAAGAACATGATGTCTGTTTCTAGAAATGAGTTGTTGCAGAAGTTGGACCCACTTGAACAAGCAAAAGTGGATTTGATTTCTGCATACACATTAAATTCAATGTTTTGGGTTTATCTGGCAACTCAAGGAGTGAATCCTAAGGAACATCCAGTAAAGCAGGAATTGGAAAGAATCAGAGTATATATGAACAGAGTCAAGGAAATGACAGACAAGAAAAAGGCAGGCAAGCTGGACAGAGGTGCAGCTTCAAGATTTGTAAAAAATGCCCTCTGGGAACCAAAACCTAAAAATGCATCAAAAGTTGccaataaaggaaaaagtaaaagttaa